A section of the Armatimonadota bacterium genome encodes:
- the feoB gene encoding ferrous iron transport protein B: MGNPNAGKTTLFNSLTGSRQKVGNYAGVTVERVSATRKVGSFDCEFIDVPGLYSLTPASEDEAVAVQVLGEATDLIVCVIDASNLERNLYLYSQIAELWRPVVVALTMTDRVEAAGSILKLDRLRRLLGCPVVPMVGHKEKGVKELLAAIEAALTSPSEPTLLSDIGALRELQIELARRGYDHSIGDLRSEVLNDASTMIVPFAELRPAWDKAKEAAENAAFTDPSARYAWTAQVQREAIVQAAPKRELTLTDRIDKVLTHRVFGLIVFTAVMYCVFFSIYTLSQPFMDAIEAGFGWLGAAISPRLETIPVLQSFIVDGLIAGVGGVVVFLPQILILFFFIAMLEGTGYLARAAFLMDRLLGWCGLNGRAFIPLLSSFACAIPGVMAARVMPDPKARLATILVAPLMSCSARLPVYMLIIGSFIEPQYGAFWAGFALFAMHLLGLIVAIPVVFLLNRGVLKGKRLPFMLELPPYQMPRWKDVFLGMMNRGKVFLTTAGTTIVVMSVIIWAASYFPRKAESRLPENEAAVAQLEYSLMGRVGKAVEPAFAPLGFDWRISTAILSAFPARETVVPSLGILFSLGSGDEAEAKLGEKIKEAKWPDGRPLFTLPTSIGLMVFFALCAQCLSTLAVVRRETNSRKWPLFMFTYMTVLAYIGAWVVQWIGSRI; this comes from the coding sequence GTGGGCAACCCCAACGCGGGTAAAACCACACTTTTTAACTCATTGACAGGTTCCCGACAGAAAGTAGGGAACTATGCTGGTGTCACCGTCGAGCGAGTTTCCGCGACCCGCAAGGTGGGGTCGTTTGATTGTGAGTTCATTGATGTTCCGGGGCTCTATTCTCTGACCCCCGCTTCCGAAGATGAGGCAGTCGCAGTTCAAGTTCTTGGGGAAGCAACCGACCTGATCGTCTGCGTCATCGATGCCTCCAATCTGGAGCGAAACCTCTATCTGTATTCGCAGATTGCCGAGCTATGGCGACCGGTTGTTGTCGCATTGACGATGACTGACCGAGTTGAGGCGGCGGGATCGATTCTTAAGCTGGATCGCCTTCGGCGTCTTCTTGGTTGCCCCGTCGTTCCGATGGTTGGACACAAAGAAAAAGGTGTGAAGGAACTTCTGGCGGCCATCGAAGCAGCTTTGACTTCACCCTCCGAGCCAACGCTGCTGTCCGACATCGGCGCTCTTCGAGAACTTCAAATCGAACTTGCTCGAAGGGGTTATGATCATTCAATAGGCGATTTACGTTCGGAAGTTTTGAATGACGCTTCGACGATGATCGTCCCGTTCGCCGAGCTTCGACCTGCATGGGATAAAGCGAAAGAAGCGGCTGAAAATGCGGCGTTTACGGACCCCTCCGCGCGATATGCCTGGACCGCACAAGTCCAACGCGAAGCGATCGTACAGGCGGCTCCGAAAAGGGAACTCACTCTGACGGACCGAATCGACAAGGTCTTGACACATCGAGTGTTTGGACTGATCGTGTTTACGGCAGTCATGTACTGCGTCTTCTTCTCGATCTACACGCTGTCGCAACCGTTTATGGATGCGATTGAAGCCGGGTTTGGCTGGCTCGGGGCGGCGATTTCGCCTCGACTTGAGACCATCCCGGTACTGCAGAGTTTTATTGTTGATGGCCTTATCGCCGGGGTGGGCGGAGTCGTCGTTTTCTTGCCACAAATTTTGATCCTCTTCTTCTTTATCGCCATGCTCGAAGGCACCGGATACTTAGCTCGCGCGGCCTTTTTAATGGATCGATTGCTGGGGTGGTGTGGGCTCAACGGGCGCGCGTTTATTCCGTTGCTGTCTTCCTTTGCCTGCGCAATTCCTGGGGTGATGGCAGCGAGAGTGATGCCTGACCCTAAGGCGCGCTTAGCCACGATTCTGGTCGCTCCACTGATGTCTTGCTCTGCGCGGCTTCCGGTTTACATGCTCATCATCGGGTCATTCATCGAACCTCAGTACGGTGCTTTCTGGGCCGGATTCGCGCTGTTTGCGATGCATCTCTTGGGGTTGATCGTAGCAATTCCGGTCGTATTCCTCTTGAACCGAGGAGTGTTGAAAGGGAAGCGATTGCCGTTTATGCTCGAGCTCCCGCCGTATCAGATGCCTCGATGGAAGGATGTTTTCCTGGGGATGATGAACAGAGGGAAGGTCTTTTTGACAACGGCAGGAACGACGATTGTCGTAATGTCAGTGATCATTTGGGCGGCTTCCTACTTCCCTCGCAAAGCGGAGTCTAGGCTTCCGGAGAATGAGGCTGCGGTTGCACAGTTAGAGTATTCCTTGATGGGGCGAGTCGGAAAGGCGGTGGAGCCGGCTTTTGCACCACTTGGGTTTGACTGGCGAATTTCGACCGCGATTCTTAGCGCGTTTCCGGCGAGGGAGACGGTCGTGCCGTCGTTGGGAATACTTTTCTCGTTGGGTTCTGGAGATGAGGCAGAAGCGAAGCTAGGGGAAAAAATTAAGGAGGCGAAGTGGCCCGACGGACGCCCCCTTTTCACGCTGCCAACTTCGATTGGGCTGATGGTGTTCTTTGCGCTGTGCGCACAATGTTTGTCAACTCTGGCAGTAGTCCGGCGCGAGACAAACTCACGCAAGTGGCCACTGTTCATGTTCACCTACATGACCGTTCTCGCGTATATTGGAGCCTGGGTTGTGCAATGGATCGGAAGCCGGATTTAA
- the rimM gene encoding ribosome maturation factor RimM (Essential for efficient processing of 16S rRNA) gives MPEERVRIGQIVGAFGLKGQVKVEALTNFESRFEKGNTVFIDDKPYVIQKFQIHKNRPLITLQGVDHINQAEALQWKYMEAEGEPELEDDEFLIEDLIGLRVITEEGEELGTVTDIEDYPAHQIVLVGDIMIPLVDEFIIEIDLDEEIMRVKLIYGMRPGED, from the coding sequence ATGCCTGAAGAACGAGTCAGGATCGGGCAAATCGTCGGTGCCTTCGGCCTCAAGGGCCAAGTTAAGGTCGAAGCCCTCACCAACTTCGAGAGCCGCTTCGAGAAAGGCAATACCGTCTTCATTGATGACAAGCCATACGTCATCCAGAAGTTTCAGATCCACAAAAACCGCCCTCTGATCACCCTCCAAGGAGTCGATCATATCAACCAGGCCGAAGCTCTTCAATGGAAGTACATGGAAGCGGAAGGCGAGCCTGAACTTGAAGATGATGAGTTCCTTATTGAAGATTTGATTGGGTTACGAGTCATCACCGAAGAAGGCGAAGAACTGGGCACGGTCACCGACATTGAGGACTACCCCGCCCACCAAATCGTCCTCGTCGGCGACATCATGATTCCGCTTGTCGACGAGTTCATCATCGAAATCGATTTGGACGAGGAAATTATGCGCGTGAAGCTGATTTACGGCATGCGCCCCGGCGAAGATTGA
- a CDS encoding HDIG domain-containing metalloprotein, with product METSDMSVIEQIFDLFNNHGGSLYFGEQVTETEHALQAAHLARQAGAADEVIAGALLHDIGHLMHGLGEDIAEHGVDGKHEDVGASWLEGKFPQVVIDCVRLHVAAKRYLTAADPGYLEGLSAASVESLRLQGGPFSDEEVAEFERSEPNFETAIQVRRWDDEAKVVGLAVPAVESYRDVLERVFLG from the coding sequence ATGGAAACTAGCGATATGTCGGTGATCGAGCAGATCTTTGATCTCTTTAACAATCATGGAGGTTCGCTTTACTTTGGCGAGCAGGTTACAGAGACGGAGCATGCGTTGCAAGCGGCACATCTGGCACGTCAGGCTGGCGCGGCTGATGAGGTGATTGCGGGGGCTTTGCTTCACGATATCGGGCATTTGATGCACGGACTGGGCGAGGATATTGCCGAGCATGGAGTTGATGGCAAGCACGAGGATGTCGGTGCGTCCTGGCTGGAGGGGAAGTTTCCGCAGGTTGTCATTGATTGTGTAAGACTTCATGTGGCGGCTAAGAGGTATCTGACTGCTGCTGATCCGGGTTATCTGGAGGGACTCTCGGCGGCGTCCGTTGAGAGCTTGCGCTTGCAGGGCGGTCCTTTTTCGGACGAGGAAGTTGCCGAGTTTGAGCGGAGTGAGCCGAACTTCGAAACCGCGATTCAGGTTCGGCGGTGGGATGATGAGGCGAAGGTGGTTGGGCTAGCTGTTCCGGCGGTGGAGAGTTATCGGGATGTTTTGGAGCGGGTATTCCTCGGTTAA
- a CDS encoding WecB/TagA/CpsF family glycosyltransferase — translation MPSESSVERVSVLGFPIDRVSLVQTEEILTKFLSYDGTKLVFTADSNAFVCAGNDPRYSRCFDEAALITPDSAGPVWALGRYRKSIEGRVSGVDLVEVLCQISAKTGARMYFLGSAPGVAEAAGRNLAAKFPGCVIVGSRDGFFGGSSDEEIARDIAGSAPDILLVGMGMPRQEEFILDTASIIGAKIGIGVGGSLDVHSGMVKRAPVIFQKLKIEWLWRTLLNPKKLDKVKNLPKFYFMVRRATK, via the coding sequence ATGCCTTCTGAGTCGTCGGTCGAGCGCGTCTCCGTACTCGGGTTTCCGATTGACCGTGTTTCTCTGGTTCAGACGGAAGAAATCCTAACAAAGTTCCTGAGCTATGATGGTACGAAGCTGGTCTTCACTGCCGATTCGAACGCATTTGTTTGTGCCGGGAACGACCCCAGATACTCTCGCTGTTTCGATGAAGCTGCTCTGATTACTCCGGATTCTGCAGGGCCAGTTTGGGCTTTAGGACGCTACCGGAAGTCGATAGAGGGCCGCGTAAGCGGGGTTGACCTTGTTGAGGTACTTTGCCAAATTTCGGCCAAGACAGGTGCGAGGATGTATTTCTTGGGATCTGCCCCTGGGGTGGCGGAGGCTGCGGGTAGGAACTTGGCCGCTAAGTTTCCCGGTTGCGTGATTGTGGGCTCCCGAGACGGATTCTTTGGTGGTTCGAGCGATGAGGAGATTGCCAGGGACATTGCAGGAAGTGCGCCTGACATCTTGTTGGTCGGAATGGGGATGCCTCGACAGGAAGAGTTCATCCTGGATACGGCTTCAATCATCGGGGCAAAAATTGGGATCGGAGTCGGTGGCTCGCTGGACGTGCACTCTGGAATGGTGAAGCGGGCGCCTGTCATTTTTCAGAAACTGAAGATCGAGTGGCTGTGGAGGACGCTTTTGAACCCAAAGAAACTCGATAAGGTCAAGAACTTGCCGAAGTTCTACTTCATGGTGCGTAGAGCAACGAAGTGA
- the pyrE gene encoding orotate phosphoribosyltransferase has product MKTDLGAILEASGAILKGHFVLTSGRHSDTYFEKFRVLEQPEVLVALCREIAENFKGQDIEFVAGPTTGGIIIAFEVARQMGIQAVYIESENGEKTLRRGKTLPEGAKVLIVDDVLTTGRSLFESRDAIQKAGGTPVGYGVLINRAQGQLDLPNLFSAFTVEATSYAPHDVPEWLAAIPTSKPGTRT; this is encoded by the coding sequence ATGAAGACTGATCTTGGAGCGATTCTCGAAGCGTCGGGAGCAATCCTGAAAGGACACTTTGTGCTAACAAGTGGACGTCACAGCGACACCTACTTCGAGAAGTTCCGAGTGCTTGAGCAACCCGAAGTGCTCGTCGCACTCTGCCGCGAAATCGCGGAGAACTTCAAAGGGCAGGACATCGAATTCGTCGCCGGACCAACCACCGGCGGCATCATCATCGCCTTCGAAGTCGCCCGTCAAATGGGCATCCAGGCGGTCTACATCGAGTCCGAGAATGGCGAAAAGACATTACGAAGAGGCAAAACCCTGCCCGAAGGCGCGAAAGTTCTCATCGTCGACGATGTCCTCACAACTGGTCGCTCACTCTTCGAGAGCCGAGATGCGATTCAAAAAGCGGGTGGAACCCCCGTCGGCTATGGGGTCCTCATCAACCGCGCCCAAGGCCAGCTCGATCTTCCAAACCTCTTTAGCGCTTTCACTGTCGAAGCGACGAGCTACGCCCCGCACGATGTTCCCGAATGGCTAGCCGCGATCCCCACTTCGAAGCCTGGCACAAGAACGTAA
- a CDS encoding Mur ligase family protein, which produces MDSTPSSATYSLLTLETLYFIRIGGTAMGGVAGACAALGDQVFGSEQDLYEPMKSYLEDAGVSVFRSFDPANMLECKPTQVVVGNAVSRGNEELEVALEQKLNCVSLPALIGERLIGKKTSVVIAGTHGKTTTTAMTAAVLEAGGLEPGFLIGGVPGNFNVSCRPGGGSVFVIEGDEYDSAYFDKRSKFLHYRPDIAVVNNIEFDHADIFDDLAAVKKTFRLFIRLVPRNGVVLANGDDANVLDVLRVACSPVETFGFSEGCFWQVRGLVEGPQGSRFSVLRDGSEFGEFGSPANGRFNALNMLVAIATGHRLGMTLAQLQAGVASYLSPKRRMQEVGTWHGALVIDDFGHHPTAIRETLAALFSKYPGRRVVACFEPRSNTTTRAFYSKEIEECFEGCAAVAFGALDRPERYSESERLDTRGIAARLSALGVPSMAISLEQGSEKDWGRHVLAWLVGVVQEGDLVVSFSNGSFGGLLSSLRGA; this is translated from the coding sequence ATGGATTCTACGCCATCTTCGGCGACATACTCACTACTGACCTTGGAAACGCTCTACTTTATTCGGATCGGTGGGACAGCGATGGGTGGCGTCGCTGGTGCTTGCGCGGCCCTTGGTGATCAGGTTTTCGGCTCCGAACAGGATCTCTATGAGCCGATGAAGTCTTACCTTGAAGACGCGGGGGTTTCGGTTTTCCGTTCGTTTGATCCAGCCAACATGCTGGAGTGTAAGCCGACTCAGGTGGTGGTTGGGAACGCTGTCTCCCGTGGGAACGAGGAGCTTGAGGTTGCGTTGGAGCAGAAGCTCAACTGTGTTTCTTTGCCTGCGTTGATTGGCGAGCGTTTAATTGGCAAAAAGACTTCGGTCGTGATCGCCGGAACGCACGGGAAGACAACGACGACGGCGATGACTGCGGCGGTTTTGGAAGCCGGCGGCTTGGAACCCGGTTTCTTGATCGGCGGAGTGCCGGGGAACTTTAATGTTTCTTGCCGGCCCGGCGGGGGTTCGGTTTTTGTTATCGAGGGAGACGAGTATGACTCGGCTTACTTTGATAAACGATCCAAGTTCTTGCACTACCGGCCGGACATTGCGGTGGTCAACAACATCGAGTTCGATCATGCGGATATCTTCGATGATCTTGCAGCGGTCAAAAAAACTTTTCGGCTGTTCATTCGCTTGGTTCCCCGAAACGGAGTAGTTTTGGCTAATGGCGACGATGCCAATGTTCTGGATGTGCTTCGAGTCGCCTGTTCTCCGGTGGAAACTTTCGGTTTCTCCGAAGGTTGCTTCTGGCAGGTGCGCGGCCTGGTCGAGGGTCCTCAAGGTTCCCGTTTTTCCGTTCTCAGAGATGGCTCTGAATTTGGTGAGTTTGGTTCTCCCGCTAATGGTCGGTTCAACGCGCTTAACATGCTCGTCGCGATTGCGACGGGCCATCGGCTCGGGATGACATTGGCTCAGTTGCAAGCTGGCGTGGCCTCATACCTTTCGCCAAAGCGAAGGATGCAGGAGGTTGGCACCTGGCACGGGGCCTTGGTGATTGACGACTTTGGACATCATCCGACGGCGATCCGGGAGACTTTGGCGGCGCTGTTTTCCAAATATCCGGGACGGCGGGTGGTGGCCTGCTTCGAGCCTCGGTCCAATACGACGACTCGTGCTTTCTACTCCAAGGAGATCGAGGAGTGCTTTGAGGGATGCGCGGCGGTTGCTTTTGGAGCTTTGGATCGGCCCGAGCGTTATTCGGAGTCGGAGCGTCTGGACACGCGCGGCATTGCGGCTCGGCTGTCGGCTTTGGGGGTTCCTTCGATGGCGATCTCATTGGAGCAGGGAAGTGAGAAGGATTGGGGTCGACATGTTTTGGCTTGGCTTGTGGGAGTCGTTCAGGAAGGCGATTTGGTTGTCAGCTTCAGCAACGGTTCCTTTGGCGGGCTGTTGTCCTCGCTGCGCGGCGCCTGA
- a CDS encoding glycosyltransferase family 4 protein codes for MRVMMLSWEYPPRIVGGISPHVHELSQELVKKDIEVHVITKSTPKAPDEEIEESGVHVHRVHLDDEPKDFVHEIQLLNKATDRRVRTMLEDWRPGGQPTVFHAHDWLSLDAARNLKYEYKLPIIATLHATEWGRHGGIFSDISKYIAEQEYWLTYEAWRLIVCSEFMKGEAVRLFNTPADKVDVIFNGVDSAKFEFDWTEAERLETRRKYAKDDEKIVIYVGRFVREKGIQVLLNAVHAVLAEQPTTKFLIVGGGVRDKFESFTRWAGLGDSVKFTGFMSGRQLHELYRCADVAVFPSLYEPFGIVALEGMAAGVPVVSSDAGGLKEIVQHGVTGTTSFANDPASLAWGIRQALGDAAHTREMAAKAKERLQTDFHWANLADQTIAVYDRVWREFLDSYWAANTVWPVSPGAEERYQQMALREKAEAVQAVARPMPRHTITTTPEAEEEDVIAQMIEP; via the coding sequence ATGCGTGTGATGATGCTCTCCTGGGAATACCCACCTCGAATCGTAGGGGGGATTAGCCCGCACGTGCATGAACTCTCGCAGGAGCTGGTGAAGAAGGACATCGAAGTCCACGTCATCACGAAATCCACCCCCAAAGCTCCAGATGAGGAGATTGAGGAGAGCGGGGTTCACGTTCACCGCGTTCACCTCGACGACGAACCCAAAGACTTCGTCCACGAGATCCAGCTCTTAAACAAGGCCACCGACCGAAGGGTGCGAACGATGCTTGAAGACTGGCGCCCGGGTGGACAGCCGACCGTTTTCCATGCCCACGACTGGCTCTCGCTTGACGCCGCGAGGAACCTGAAGTACGAATACAAGCTCCCCATCATCGCCACTCTTCACGCTACCGAGTGGGGGCGTCATGGCGGAATTTTCAGCGACATCAGCAAGTACATCGCCGAGCAGGAGTATTGGCTGACGTACGAAGCCTGGCGGCTCATCGTCTGCTCTGAGTTCATGAAGGGCGAGGCGGTTCGTCTTTTCAACACCCCGGCGGATAAGGTGGATGTGATCTTCAATGGGGTGGACTCAGCAAAGTTTGAATTCGACTGGACCGAAGCCGAGCGACTGGAGACTCGTCGCAAGTACGCAAAGGACGACGAAAAGATCGTGATCTACGTCGGACGCTTTGTGCGCGAGAAAGGAATCCAAGTGCTTCTAAATGCGGTTCATGCAGTGCTCGCCGAGCAGCCAACCACCAAGTTCCTCATTGTTGGCGGAGGAGTTCGAGACAAATTCGAGAGTTTCACTCGCTGGGCCGGGCTTGGTGACAGCGTCAAGTTCACTGGATTCATGTCCGGTCGTCAGCTCCACGAGCTCTACCGTTGCGCCGATGTCGCCGTCTTCCCTTCTCTCTACGAGCCGTTCGGAATTGTGGCCCTTGAGGGCATGGCTGCCGGAGTTCCGGTCGTTTCTTCCGATGCCGGTGGGCTCAAGGAGATCGTACAGCATGGGGTAACCGGAACAACGAGCTTTGCCAACGACCCGGCCTCCTTAGCGTGGGGTATCCGTCAAGCTCTAGGAGATGCGGCTCACACCCGAGAGATGGCCGCCAAGGCGAAAGAACGGCTCCAAACCGACTTCCACTGGGCGAATCTGGCTGATCAGACAATTGCTGTTTACGACCGCGTTTGGCGCGAGTTTCTCGACAGCTACTGGGCCGCCAACACCGTCTGGCCCGTCTCGCCAGGTGCCGAAGAGCGATACCAGCAGATGGCACTTCGAGAGAAGGCAGAGGCAGTTCAAGCTGTGGCAAGGCCGATGCCGAGGCATACGATCACCACGACTCCGGAAGCCGAGGAAGAGGACGTTATCGCTCAGATGATCGAGCCGTAA
- a CDS encoding cob(I)yrinic acid a,c-diamide adenosyltransferase encodes MKIYTKAGDAGETGLLGGNRISKADLRMEVIGTLDELNASLGVCLLCPGPMLVLNTLSWLQSLLFDVGSEFACPPDGKFELISVNSADIERLEVEIDEMTAVLPELKNFILPGGSPLSAQLHIARAVCRRLERSLVAFSGQTKVRNEPLQFVNRLSDWIFCSCRLANFESGVADIPWSKREQ; translated from the coding sequence GTGAAGATTTATACAAAAGCTGGAGACGCAGGCGAGACCGGCCTATTGGGTGGTAACCGCATTTCGAAAGCTGACCTGAGAATGGAGGTGATTGGGACCCTTGATGAACTCAATGCTTCGCTGGGGGTTTGTTTGCTTTGTCCGGGGCCAATGCTTGTTCTGAACACTTTGAGTTGGCTGCAAAGTTTGTTGTTTGATGTTGGATCGGAGTTCGCATGCCCGCCAGATGGGAAGTTCGAGTTGATATCCGTGAATTCAGCAGATATCGAACGACTAGAGGTTGAAATCGACGAGATGACTGCGGTGTTGCCTGAGTTGAAGAACTTCATTCTCCCTGGCGGATCGCCATTATCGGCTCAGTTGCACATCGCACGGGCGGTGTGTCGTCGGCTGGAACGCTCACTTGTGGCGTTTTCTGGTCAAACAAAAGTCAGAAATGAACCATTACAGTTCGTCAATCGTCTTTCAGATTGGATATTCTGTAGTTGTCGCCTTGCGAACTTTGAGTCCGGGGTCGCCGACATTCCGTGGAGTAAGAGAGAACAATGA
- the lysS gene encoding lysine--tRNA ligase, giving the protein MSNEESIRDIRLAKLARMRELGYDPYRVEKWKLTDSAEALLEQFEDDREVSFAGRIVSYRDMGKAGFAHMSDGEGKIQGYFRKDELGDDLYEVYKLLDLGDHVGVEGKMFVTKTGEQSIHVTSFHPLSKALHPLPLGKEKDGHVFYGLQDVETKLRHRHLDLMSSKEGRAKLLNRARIVSAVRSYFDGQGYLEVETPVLQMEAGGAAARPFMTHLNAYDVEVKLRISLELYLKRIICGDVPKVYEVGRVFRNEGVSYKHNPDFTLLEFYEAYANLEDMMEHVENCFKYVALAVFGGTKVDLPHQDGYVTVDFAEPWTRIDMLDEISKHTGVARELLLDLNTAVEALGDGVRVNPVTGKKVAPADERNLGGLLEKLLEVYVEPTLIHPAFIVGYPLETSPLAKKDPNDPRFTRRFEGYVLGSEVCNSFSEINDPIDQRERFEFQVGEAEAGDDEAHPMDEEFLYALECGMPPTGGCGIGLDRMAMLLTGSNTIRECLMFPFMRPEKDPSEDED; this is encoded by the coding sequence ATGAGCAACGAAGAATCTATCAGAGATATCCGCCTTGCCAAGCTCGCCCGAATGCGCGAGCTTGGCTACGATCCTTATCGGGTCGAGAAATGGAAACTCACTGATTCTGCAGAGGCCTTGCTCGAACAGTTTGAGGATGACCGTGAAGTTTCCTTCGCAGGTCGAATCGTTTCCTATCGCGATATGGGAAAAGCAGGCTTTGCCCACATGAGCGATGGCGAGGGCAAAATCCAAGGCTATTTCCGCAAAGACGAACTCGGCGATGACCTATACGAGGTTTACAAGCTTCTCGACCTCGGCGATCACGTCGGTGTCGAAGGCAAGATGTTCGTCACCAAAACCGGCGAGCAGTCGATCCACGTCACTTCCTTCCACCCGCTCAGTAAGGCACTGCACCCCCTGCCACTTGGGAAAGAAAAGGACGGCCACGTTTTCTACGGCCTCCAAGATGTCGAGACAAAGCTCCGTCACCGTCACTTGGACCTCATGTCGAGCAAAGAGGGCCGCGCCAAGCTCCTCAACCGAGCCCGCATCGTGTCGGCAGTTCGGTCGTATTTCGATGGACAAGGATATCTAGAGGTCGAAACCCCAGTCCTGCAAATGGAAGCTGGCGGAGCCGCTGCCCGCCCGTTCATGACCCACCTGAACGCCTACGACGTTGAAGTAAAGCTCCGCATCTCGCTCGAGCTGTATCTTAAGCGAATCATTTGTGGCGACGTACCAAAGGTGTACGAAGTAGGGCGCGTCTTCCGGAACGAAGGCGTCAGCTACAAGCACAACCCCGACTTCACGCTCCTCGAGTTTTACGAGGCTTACGCAAACCTCGAGGACATGATGGAGCATGTTGAGAACTGCTTCAAGTACGTGGCTCTCGCCGTGTTCGGTGGGACAAAGGTAGACCTCCCGCACCAAGACGGCTATGTTACGGTCGACTTTGCCGAGCCTTGGACACGCATCGACATGCTTGATGAAATCTCCAAGCACACCGGTGTCGCTCGTGAACTGCTGCTCGACCTCAATACGGCGGTTGAAGCCCTTGGCGACGGCGTTCGGGTCAACCCCGTGACCGGAAAGAAGGTCGCTCCCGCCGACGAGAGAAATCTTGGTGGGCTGCTGGAGAAGCTTCTCGAAGTCTACGTCGAACCGACCCTGATTCATCCTGCCTTCATCGTAGGCTATCCGCTCGAAACTTCTCCACTCGCGAAGAAGGATCCCAACGACCCTCGCTTTACACGTCGCTTTGAGGGCTACGTGCTCGGCAGCGAGGTCTGCAACTCTTTCAGCGAGATCAATGACCCAATCGACCAGCGCGAGCGCTTTGAGTTCCAAGTCGGCGAAGCCGAAGCCGGAGACGACGAAGCCCACCCAATGGACGAGGAGTTCCTCTACGCCCTCGAATGCGGAATGCCGCCCACCGGCGGCTGCGGAATCGGCCTCGACCGTATGGCCATGCTCCTGACGGGCTCAAACACCATCCGCGAATGCCTCATGTTCCCCTTCATGCGCCCCGAGAAGGATCCCAGCGAAGATGAAGACTGA
- a CDS encoding FeoA family protein: MMTFAELKKGMSARIVQVPSIGDDHRRLMEMGLVKDTEFKVIKVAPLGDPIEIDLRGYRLCLRKQEMTGFGVEVF, encoded by the coding sequence ATGATGACGTTTGCAGAACTCAAGAAGGGAATGTCCGCTAGGATCGTACAAGTTCCGTCGATCGGAGACGACCACCGACGGCTGATGGAAATGGGACTTGTCAAAGACACCGAGTTCAAAGTCATCAAAGTTGCTCCTCTGGGCGACCCAATCGAAATCGACCTTCGAGGCTATCGGTTGTGCCTTCGCAAGCAGGAAATGACCGGTTTTGGCGTCGAAGTCTTCTAA
- a CDS encoding prepilin-type N-terminal cleavage/methylation domain-containing protein has translation MTRTKAFTLIELLVVIAIIAILAAILFPVFAQAKAAAKKSATLSNLKQNATAVAIYLSDSDDVFPASAYSATPQATPQSPVGTQIYSVYDALMPYTKNRDIILDVAEPKAINWVNALATVGALPFLNGAATLAAANGNYIQFAGVTPNFAVFEDPNLGRSSDVTISATSLDLPADTIMFATGKRVNAGITNTEVSLLTAAEAAGIDAAAPGIRTKYLTPVGPFAGENFPGTARHNGQMLLNFADTHAKSFKSNASLQFFGTNDAACMGNTNINQRVYNLPFDINGIPNGIAEPCL, from the coding sequence ATGACTCGCACAAAAGCATTCACGCTCATCGAGCTGCTCGTGGTTATCGCTATTATCGCGATCCTCGCTGCAATCCTCTTCCCCGTTTTCGCACAAGCAAAAGCTGCTGCGAAGAAGTCCGCCACGCTCAGCAACCTGAAGCAGAACGCAACCGCAGTTGCGATCTATCTCTCTGACTCAGACGACGTGTTCCCAGCAAGTGCTTACTCGGCTACCCCGCAGGCAACTCCGCAGAGCCCAGTCGGAACGCAGATCTATTCGGTGTACGATGCTTTGATGCCTTACACTAAGAACCGAGACATCATTCTTGACGTCGCCGAGCCAAAGGCGATCAACTGGGTGAACGCCCTCGCAACCGTCGGCGCGCTTCCATTCCTTAACGGAGCTGCAACCTTGGCTGCTGCCAACGGCAACTACATCCAGTTCGCTGGTGTAACACCTAACTTCGCAGTCTTCGAAGACCCGAACCTCGGGCGATCTTCCGACGTCACCATCAGCGCAACCTCGCTCGACCTTCCGGCAGACACCATCATGTTCGCAACCGGAAAGCGAGTCAATGCAGGGATTACGAACACTGAAGTTTCCTTGCTTACCGCTGCCGAGGCAGCTGGAATCGACGCAGCCGCGCCTGGTATTCGAACAAAGTACTTGACTCCAGTTGGTCCGTTCGCTGGCGAGAACTTCCCAGGAACCGCTCGACACAACGGACAAATGCTCCTCAACTTCGCAGACACCCATGCCAAGTCGTTCAAGAGCAACGCAAGTCTCCAGTTCTTCGGCACCAATGACGCCGCTTGCATGGGTAACACCAACATCAACCAGCGCGTTTACAACCTTCCGTTCGACATCAACGGAATTCCAAACGGCATCGCTGAGCCCTGTCTCTAA